The Streptobacillus canis DNA window AGATATACCTGAAGCTGAATGCCCAAGAGGAGAAAGCTTAAAAGATACTATAGCAAGAGTATTACCTTACTGGGAATCAAACATTTCAAAAGAAATTAAAGCTGGTAAAGATGTAATAGTTGTTGCGCATGGAAACAGCTTAAGATCATTAATCAAATATTTATTAAACATTGATGATGTTAAAATACTTGACTTAAACTTACCAACTGGTAAACCATTAGTATTTGAAATTAACGAAAACTTAGAAATACTTTCAGCACCTGAATTATTCTAGTAAATAAAAATGGAGATTTTAAAGATCTCCATTTTTTTATACATTTTATTCTGTTTCTAATTTATCAAATTGTCCTTTATCAACTTTATTTAATATCTTACCAGTTACAAGTCCTGCAACTATAGACCCATTAACATTTAAAGCTGTTCTTCCCATATCAATTAAAGGTTCAACTGTAATTAATAACCCAACAATCTCAATTGGGAATCCTAAAGTTGAAAGTACTATGATAGCAGCAAATGTTGCTCCTCCACCTACTCCAACTACCCCTAGTGAACTTATAGTTACTATAACTATTACTCTTACTAAGAATAATGGATCAAAAGGATTAATTCCTAATGTTGGAGCAAGAATTATTGCAAGCATAGTTGGATAAATAGATGCGCATCCATTTTGACCTATTGAAGTTCCAAATGTTGCTGCGATGTTTGCTATTCCTCTATCTATTCCCATATCTTCTTGTGCTTTAGTTGTTAAAGGAATTGCTCCAGCACTTGTTCTAGAAGTAAACGCAAATATTAATACTGTCATAGCTTTCTTTAAGTATATAATTGGTGAGAATCCAAATAATGCTACTATTATTAAATGAATTACAAACATTAATCCTAAAGCTACATATGATACTATTACAAACTTAACTAATACTCCAATTTCTGCAAAATTACTAGTTGAAGCAAATATAGTCATTAAAGCAAATACACCATAAGGTGTAAGTCTTAATACCATTTTTACCATTCTAATAACTACATCATGACTTGCATTAATAAAGTCTATTAAAATATTTGCTGATTCAGGTTTTTTCTTTTTCATTCCAAGTATTGCAATACCTACAAACATTGAAAACACAACTACAGCAATTGTTGAAGTTGGTCTTGAACCTGTTAAATCTGCAAATGGATTTGAAGGAATAAATGATAATACTTTATCAGCAAGTGTTTGTACTACAGCTCCTGCTCTTTCATTTACTCTTTCAATAGCTTTTAATTCTTTTTCTCCTGCTCCAGTACTTAATATACCAGATGCATCTAAATTAAATCCTAAAGTTACAACTTCTGCAACAAGTGAAGCTATAGCTGCAGTAGTTAATAAAACTCCTATAACTAAACTTCCCATTTTAGAAGCTTCTTGTGTATTATTAAGGTTAATAATTGCCGAAATTATTGACACTAATATTAGTGGCATTGTTATCATTTTTAATAAAGCAATATATCCCTTACTTACTACTTCAAAATATTCTTTTGATTTTGTTATTGTTTCCATATCTTGGACATTTTGTAAAACTAGCCCAAATAATAGACCTAAACCTAAAGCAACAAACACTCTTGTTGAGAATGAATAACGTTTAGCTGCAAGTCTATTTAAAATGAATAATACTCCTGCGAATATTATTACATTTATTATTACATTTATCATTTTATTACCATATTCATATCTTACTTAACTTTACTCAAGAACTGTATGAATCCCTTTCTTCCTACTTCATTATTTTTAAATACACCACAGTCTTCTAGCACTTTTTCAAATGTTTTTCCTATAGTTTTTTCAATTAATCCATCTAAGAAGTAGTCATCTTTTAACATCTCATTTGTGAAGTTATCTCTAACCCAATTAATGTGTTTTTGTAAATCTGTATTTTCTTTCATAATATCTAATACATCCTCTACATTTCTTAAGCTCATTAATAGTTGATCTAACTCTTCCATTTCATGTTTTAGTCTTCCAGGTAATACTGCAAGACCCATAACCTCAATTAATCCTATATTTTCTTTTTTAATTGAGTGATGTTCTTCATGTGGATGGAATATTCCTAACGGAAATTCGTCTGTAGTTCTATTATTTCTTAAAACTAAATCAAGTTCTACTCTATCTCCTTTTATTCTAGCAATAGGTGTTATTGTATTATGTCTAACTCCATCACTGTGAGATAGTATATCATTTTCATAATCACTATGATTAATCCATTCTTGTAAAACTTTATCAGCTAATTCAAGTAATTTTTCTCTATCTTCTCTCTTAACATTTAATCTAAGTACTGATAAAGGCCAGTTAACTATACCAGCTTCAACCTCAGGATAGTTTTCAAAACTTACTTTACTTGAAATTTCAGCCATCTCCATAGCAAATTTATGTTTACCTGCTTGGAAATGATCATGAGATAATATAGATCCACCTACTATAGGTAAATCTGCATTTGATCCTATAAAGTAATGTGGAAATACCTCAACAAATTCTGTTAGTCTTTCAAAAGTACCTTTATCTATTTTCATAGGTCTAACTGTACTTGAAAATACTATAGAATGTTCATTGTAGTATATATATGGTGAATATTGGAAAAACCAATCTTCATTTGTAAGATTTAATTTTAATATTCTGTGATTTTGTCTACCTGGATGATTTATTCTTCCCATATATCCTTCATTTTCTTTACATAATAAAGATTTAGGATATGAAGACGTTGCAGAATTTCTTGCAAGAGCAATTTCTTTTGGATCTTTTTCTGGCTTAGATAAATTTATAGTTATTTCTAACGGACCATATTTACTTTCATAAATATAGCTTACATTCTTAGCAATTCTATCTGTTCTAATATAGTTACTTTTTTTAGATAAACTATAGAAATAGTCTGTTGCAGAACTTTTTTCTTTGTTATATCTATTCCAAAATTCATTAGCAATAACTGAAGTTCTTGGTAAAATTTGTCCCATTATTTTAGAATTTAATAAATCATGAAAAACTAATATATCTTCTTTTAATTTACCATTTTTTCCAGCCCATTTTGTAATATTATCTAATATTTCAGTTGGATACTCTACTTTTTCAACTTCTTTTCTTAATTCTTCTTTTTCTTCTAATGTAAATTCAGGGTAGTCTTCTATATCTAAAACTTCTAAAACTTTATTTCTTACTAAAATTTCATCTATAGGTTCTACCATTTCATTTAAAAGACCAAATTGAATTATTTTCTCAATTTCTTTATATATATTCATCTATTCTCCTAGTATTTTCTATTTTGTTCCCAACGCCATGCTGAATTTATTATATCATCTAAACTATATTCAGATGTCCATTTTAATTCTGTCATTAATTTAGTTGGATCTGCAATTAGTAATGCCGGATCTCCTGCACGTCTTTCAGCTTCAACAACACTAAATTCTTTTTTAGTTACTTTCTTAACAGTATCTATTATAGATCTTACTGAGAACCCTTTACCATTTCCTAAGTTATATTCTAATGAAACATTTTCGTTAAACATTTTTTCCATACCCATAATATGTGCTTTTGCTAAATCATATACGTGTATGTAGTCTCTAATACATGTTCCATCTTCTGTGTCATAATCTGTCCCAAATATTTTAATACATTCTCTCTTACCTATCGCAGCTTCTAAGATTACTGGTATTAAATGCGTTTCTGGAGAATGTGCTTCTCCTATTAAACCATCCATATCTGCACCTGCAGCATTAAAGTATCTTAAAATAACTGATTTTAAGCCATATGCTTTTTCAAAATCTTTAAGAATGATTTCAACCATTCTTTTTGAACTTCCATATGGGTTAATAGGATTTTGAGGATGTAATTCATTAATTTTTTCAGCTTGAGGTTCACCAAATGTTGCTGCTGTTGAACTAAATACAAAATTTTTAACATTTGATTCTACCATTTGATTTAAAAGATTTATTACTTTTCCAACATTATTTTCATAATATTTACCAGGATCAATTACTGATTCTCCTACTTCAATAAATGCTGCAAAGTGCATAACTATATCAATTTTTTCTGTTTCAAAAACTTCTTTTAATTTAGCTCTATCTCCTAAATCTCCAATAATTAATTTAACGTCTAAAATATCTGCAACTTCTTTATGTCCTTTAGATAAATTATCATAAATAATTACATTGTATCCTTCTTGTTTAAGTAATTTTACTGTATGTGAACCAATATATCCTGCTCCACCTATTACTAATACATTTTTCATTAAAATGTCCTCCTACATTATCATATTATATATTATACTAATGTAAAAAACAAGAGAAAATTAAATTTTCTCTGTTTTTTTACAAGTTAATATTTTATTTATTTTACAACCTTAAATAGATATTTAATTTTTTCAAAATATGGCATAGTTGGCTTAGTCATCTTAGAATCAAAATTTTCTATGTTAATTCCATTTTGGTAATTTTGAGCTTCTAATGCTACTCCTAAAAATCTAGAATTTTCTTTTAAATCAGCAAAAGGTTTAACTTCATCTAAGAAATTACCTGTATAAACTACCATACAATTTTGACTTGTTTCCATATTTAATTCTATACCCGAATGTTCAGAATATAGAGAAAGTGCTACATCTTTTGTTTTATCTAAAACGAAAGCATGATCATATGCACGAGTTATTTCAAATTGTGGATGAGACATTGCTATTCCATCTTTAATTTTTCTATACTCTCTTAAGTCAAAGCATGTACCATCTACACTCATTTTTTCTCCTGTAGGTAT harbors:
- the galE gene encoding UDP-glucose 4-epimerase GalE, giving the protein MKNVLVIGGAGYIGSHTVKLLKQEGYNVIIYDNLSKGHKEVADILDVKLIIGDLGDRAKLKEVFETEKIDIVMHFAAFIEVGESVIDPGKYYENNVGKVINLLNQMVESNVKNFVFSSTAATFGEPQAEKINELHPQNPINPYGSSKRMVEIILKDFEKAYGLKSVILRYFNAAGADMDGLIGEAHSPETHLIPVILEAAIGKRECIKIFGTDYDTEDGTCIRDYIHVYDLAKAHIMGMEKMFNENVSLEYNLGNGKGFSVRSIIDTVKKVTKKEFSVVEAERRAGDPALLIADPTKLMTELKWTSEYSLDDIINSAWRWEQNRKY
- a CDS encoding cation:dicarboxylate symporter family transporter; the protein is MINVIINVIIFAGVLFILNRLAAKRYSFSTRVFVALGLGLLFGLVLQNVQDMETITKSKEYFEVVSKGYIALLKMITMPLILVSIISAIINLNNTQEASKMGSLVIGVLLTTAAIASLVAEVVTLGFNLDASGILSTGAGEKELKAIERVNERAGAVVQTLADKVLSFIPSNPFADLTGSRPTSTIAVVVFSMFVGIAILGMKKKKPESANILIDFINASHDVVIRMVKMVLRLTPYGVFALMTIFASTSNFAEIGVLVKFVIVSYVALGLMFVIHLIIVALFGFSPIIYLKKAMTVLIFAFTSRTSAGAIPLTTKAQEDMGIDRGIANIAATFGTSIGQNGCASIYPTMLAIILAPTLGINPFDPLFLVRVIVIVTISSLGVVGVGGGATFAAIIVLSTLGFPIEIVGLLITVEPLIDMGRTALNVNGSIVAGLVTGKILNKVDKGQFDKLETE
- a CDS encoding UDP-glucose--hexose-1-phosphate uridylyltransferase, which gives rise to MNIYKEIEKIIQFGLLNEMVEPIDEILVRNKVLEVLDIEDYPEFTLEEKEELRKEVEKVEYPTEILDNITKWAGKNGKLKEDILVFHDLLNSKIMGQILPRTSVIANEFWNRYNKEKSSATDYFYSLSKKSNYIRTDRIAKNVSYIYESKYGPLEITINLSKPEKDPKEIALARNSATSSYPKSLLCKENEGYMGRINHPGRQNHRILKLNLTNEDWFFQYSPYIYYNEHSIVFSSTVRPMKIDKGTFERLTEFVEVFPHYFIGSNADLPIVGGSILSHDHFQAGKHKFAMEMAEISSKVSFENYPEVEAGIVNWPLSVLRLNVKREDREKLLELADKVLQEWINHSDYENDILSHSDGVRHNTITPIARIKGDRVELDLVLRNNRTTDEFPLGIFHPHEEHHSIKKENIGLIEVMGLAVLPGRLKHEMEELDQLLMSLRNVEDVLDIMKENTDLQKHINWVRDNFTNEMLKDDYFLDGLIEKTIGKTFEKVLEDCGVFKNNEVGRKGFIQFLSKVK